One part of the Vicia villosa cultivar HV-30 ecotype Madison, WI linkage group LG6, Vvil1.0, whole genome shotgun sequence genome encodes these proteins:
- the LOC131612958 gene encoding GDSL esterase/lipase At5g45670-like, producing MACEIKTWFGLFLVLLAACHMQHCVNSSQVPCLFIFGDSFSDSGNNNYIDTVAKSDYLPFGIDFPTGPTGRATNGRTKADIIGELLGFEKFIPPFANTTGYDILKGVNYASSSGGIRYETGKKTAINNIYLGLQLQNHKIIVSRIVAKLGGLSQAKDHLSKCLYYVYIGTNDYALNYFQPQYYSTSKTYTPEQYAQVLIDQLSTYLQALHKNYARKLILVGLDKIGCAPLSIIDEGKPGCVEKQNAAALIFSQKLKNLVNDFNALLIYSKTIFINTTAVALDNSTGFTVTNVSCCITKGNGFCFPDSIPCFNRNEYVYFDGIHPTEAANNLVALASYDSSYYGNVTHPIDINQLAQLITGKQT from the exons ATGGCTTGTGAGATAAAAACATGGTTTGGTTTGTTTCTTGTTCTCTTGGCTGCATGCCACATGCAGCACTGTGTTAACTCGTCTCAAGTACCTTGCCTCTTCATATTTGGGGACTCATTTTCTGACAGTGGAAATAATAACTATATTGACACCGTTGCAAAGTCAGATTACTTGCCTTTCGGTATCGACTTTCCAACAGGACCAACTGGAAGAGCTACCAATGGAAGAACCAAAGCTGACATAATTG GCGAACTACTTGGATTTGAGAAATTTATCCCACCTTTCGCAAATACCACTGGTTATGACATACTAAAAGGTGTTAACTATGCATCTAGTTCGGGTGGAATTCGTTATGAGACTGGCAAAAAAACAGCG ATTAATAATATCTACTTGGGATTACAGTTACAAAATCACAAAATCATAGTATCCAGAATTGTTGCCAAGCTTGGTGGTTTGTCACAAGCCAAAGATCATCTATCAAAGTGCTTGTATTATGTTTATATAGGCACCAATGATTATGCATTAAACTATTTCCAGCCACAATATTACTCAACAAGTAAAACTTATACCCCCGAACAATATGCTCAAGTTCTTATAGACCAATTATCCACTTATCTACAG GCTTTGCATAAAAATTATGCAAGAAAACTGATCCTAGTTGGGCTGGATAAAATAGGTTGTGCTCCACTTTCCATTATTGATGAAGGAAAACCTGGATGtgttgaaaaacagaatgctGCTGCATTAATATTTAGTCAGAAGCTTAAAAATCTTGTGAATGACTTCAATGCTCTACTTATTTATTCCAAAACTATCTTCATAAATACTACTGCTGTCGCCCTAGACAACTCAACTG GTTTTACCGTTACAAATGTTTCATGTTGTATAACGAAGGGTAATGGATTTTGTTTTCCTGATTCAATACCATGCTTTAATAGGAATGAatatgtttattttgatggaattCATCCCACAGAAGCTGCGAACAATCTTGTTGCATTAGCTTCGTATGATAGTAGTTACTATGGAAATGTGACTCATCCAATTGATATCAACCAACTTGCTCAGTTAATTACTGGAAAACAGACTTAG
- the LOC131615136 gene encoding uncharacterized protein LOC131615136, whose amino-acid sequence MRTNSDKFKEIFEQAKKNRASEVGGCNYAAGSISVAEVARRMREELGRTPLLNELHMETHLKRNGEFIDERAKITQENFDKELAIKLSEHPEIPQPPPGYPVDPNISFQTWYKVSGGKKKNGRVYCTGGYSKNIKRRSRDFKMRYADGEGSSTPPILTAEMLETVRNLANTEAAQQVAARNLEIEEMKKKQLEIQEEMQRRERELREEMRREFQEEMRRQAQEYQEAM is encoded by the exons ATGAGGACT AATTCTGATAAGTTTAAGGAAATATTTGAGCaggcaaagaaaaatagagcatCTGAAGTTGGTGGCTGCAACTACGCAGCGGGAAGTATTAGTGTGGCTGAAGTTGCGCGAAGGATG cgTGAAGAATTAGGCAGAACTCCACTTCTTAATGAGCTCCACATGGAGACTCATCTCAAGAGAAATGGAGAGTTTATTGACGAGCGCGCAAAAATCACTCAA gagaatTTTGATAAAGAACTTGCCATAAAGTTGTCAGAGCATCCTGAAATACCCCAACCACCACCAGGGTATCCTGTTGACCCCAATATTAGTTTTCAGACTTGGTATAAGGTTTCAGgtggaaagaagaaaaatgggaGAGTGTATTGTACTGGAGGGTATTCCAAAAATATCAAGCGGCGTAGTAGAGATTTCAAAATGAGATATGCTGATGGAGAAGGATCATCCACTCCACCTATATTAACCGCCGAAATGCTTGAAACTGTGAGAAACTTGGCAAATACTGAGGCAGCACAACAAGTAGCAGCaagaaatttggaaattgaagagatgaagaaaAAACAATTAGAGATACAGGAGGAAatgcaaagaagagaaagagaattacGGGAAGAAATGAGGAGAGAATTTCAGGAAGAAATGAGGAGGCAGGCACAAGAGTATCAAGAAGCAATGTGA